The proteins below come from a single Mucilaginibacter mali genomic window:
- a CDS encoding TlpA family protein disulfide reductase — MTKFLKTSNLLNGLFFLAVLVLLFNPSAKAVMIRGLMKVGLFQPDMDMSVEKSAAVPDVIFQSTDGRKIHLSDLKGKVVFINFWATWCPPCIAEMPSINSLYQKLKNNKNIVFIIVDADRNFSKSVSFMQKNRFTMPLYQLASNVPPELVSNAIPATTILDKTGRIVFHQNGSADYSNPKILEYLNRIAK; from the coding sequence ATGACTAAATTCTTAAAGACATCCAATCTGCTTAACGGACTGTTCTTCCTAGCCGTACTGGTGCTGTTGTTCAACCCATCGGCCAAGGCGGTAATGATACGGGGATTGATGAAGGTTGGCTTGTTTCAGCCGGATATGGATATGTCCGTTGAGAAGTCGGCGGCCGTTCCCGATGTGATCTTTCAAAGTACCGATGGCCGCAAGATACACCTAAGCGATTTAAAGGGTAAGGTAGTATTCATTAACTTTTGGGCTACCTGGTGCCCGCCCTGCATTGCCGAAATGCCATCCATCAACAGCCTGTACCAGAAGCTGAAGAACAACAAGAACATCGTTTTTATTATTGTAGATGCCGACCGCAACTTCAGCAAGTCGGTGTCTTTTATGCAGAAGAACAGGTTTACCATGCCGCTTTACCAACTGGCCAGTAATGTACCGCCGGAGCTGGTGAGCAATGCCATCCCGGCTACTACTATTCTTGATAAAACCGGTAGGATCGTTTTCCATCAAAACGGCAGCGCCGATTATAGTAACCCGAAGATTTTGGAGTATTTGAACAGGATAGCGAAGTAA
- a CDS encoding nuclear transport factor 2 family protein — protein MDNTAITNAGETVTAFLKALNNEDFQQARQYASDDIQFEGVMGSRDGADAYFADMEKVKLKYHIKRLFADGDDVAVFYDIDMGGKTIFSSGWYHVNDGKISWFKVLFDPRPLLESH, from the coding sequence ATGGATAATACAGCAATAACCAACGCCGGGGAAACAGTTACCGCTTTTTTAAAGGCGCTGAACAACGAGGATTTTCAACAAGCCCGTCAATACGCCAGCGATGACATTCAGTTTGAGGGCGTAATGGGCTCGCGCGATGGCGCGGACGCTTACTTTGCCGATATGGAAAAGGTGAAACTGAAATACCACATCAAACGCCTGTTTGCCGATGGCGACGACGTAGCCGTGTTTTACGATATTGATATGGGTGGCAAAACCATTTTCAGCAGTGGCTGGTATCATGTAAACGATGGCAAGATCAGCTGGTTTAAAGTATTATTTGATCCACGGCCCTTGCTTGAAAGTCATTAA
- a CDS encoding MFS transporter — MTVSLKSPAGKWVMVSTILASAMAFIDATALNVVLPSLQKSLNASGADLFWILNAYLLMLASLILIGGAMGDKLGRKKVFMAGIFIFICGSAACGFAGSVLLLVAFRMVQGIGGALMIPGSLSLISSSINPAERGKAIGTWSAFTTVVTMGGPILGGALADAGLWRYIFFINVPFGIAALIMLAFKVKEVRDEGADRSLDLPGAAAIALGLALVTFGFLRMPALGWQNWQVYGSLAAGIVLLTVFIIIERTGKHPMMPLQLFSNATFSGANLLTFFLYAGLGAGMLFLSLDMVQAQSYSQLKSGLTFLPFTVLMVTLARFAGTLADKHGPKWLLVIGPATAGLGLLLLSFVTDTNGPADYWTTFFPGVLVLGLGMSFTVAPLTTAVMTSVSDHFSGTASGINNAMTRISGVFANAIFGALAVLFFAGALQQQIEPLKLNPQEKQAIIKQANNLGNAQLPKGTDAQHKADIDKAFRKGFISAYGKIMKLSAGLGFLGAAMGLVFIKKEKNK, encoded by the coding sequence ATGACAGTATCCTTAAAAAGTCCCGCCGGTAAATGGGTTATGGTATCTACCATACTGGCATCGGCTATGGCCTTTATTGATGCCACGGCGCTGAATGTGGTGCTGCCATCGCTGCAAAAAAGTTTAAATGCCAGTGGTGCCGACCTGTTTTGGATATTGAACGCTTACCTGTTGATGCTGGCATCGCTGATCCTCATCGGCGGGGCCATGGGCGATAAACTGGGGCGTAAAAAGGTGTTTATGGCCGGCATCTTCATTTTCATCTGTGGCTCGGCGGCGTGCGGATTTGCCGGCAGCGTGTTATTGCTGGTCGCCTTCCGCATGGTACAGGGTATTGGCGGCGCGCTGATGATACCCGGCAGCCTCTCGCTTATCTCCTCCTCTATCAATCCTGCCGAGCGGGGTAAAGCCATCGGCACATGGTCGGCTTTTACCACGGTGGTTACCATGGGCGGACCGATATTGGGCGGCGCCCTTGCCGATGCAGGCCTTTGGCGATATATCTTTTTCATCAACGTGCCATTCGGCATAGCGGCATTAATTATGCTGGCCTTTAAAGTAAAAGAAGTGCGCGATGAGGGCGCGGACAGATCGCTCGATCTGCCCGGGGCCGCAGCCATAGCACTTGGACTGGCTTTGGTTACCTTCGGCTTTCTGCGGATGCCGGCCTTGGGCTGGCAAAACTGGCAGGTTTACGGCTCACTGGCGGCGGGGATAGTTTTATTAACTGTATTTATCATCATCGAGCGGACGGGCAAACATCCTATGATGCCGCTGCAATTATTCAGTAACGCTACATTTAGCGGGGCCAATTTGCTTACCTTCTTTTTATATGCAGGATTAGGCGCGGGGATGCTCTTCCTTTCGCTGGATATGGTACAGGCGCAGAGCTACAGCCAGTTAAAATCGGGATTGACGTTTTTACCCTTTACCGTGCTGATGGTTACACTGGCGCGCTTCGCAGGTACGCTTGCCGATAAGCACGGGCCAAAATGGCTACTGGTGATCGGGCCGGCAACAGCGGGATTGGGTTTACTCCTCCTCTCATTCGTAACAGATACCAATGGCCCGGCTGATTACTGGACCACCTTTTTCCCCGGCGTACTGGTGTTGGGTTTGGGCATGTCGTTCACCGTAGCGCCATTAACTACCGCTGTTATGACATCGGTAAGTGATCATTTTTCGGGCACGGCATCGGGCATTAACAATGCCATGACGCGGATCTCGGGCGTATTTGCCAATGCCATCTTCGGCGCGCTGGCGGTGCTGTTCTTCGCCGGGGCCTTGCAGCAGCAGATTGAGCCATTAAAGCTGAACCCGCAGGAAAAGCAGGCGATCATAAAGCAAGCCAACAACCTGGGCAACGCCCAATTACCCAAAGGTACCGATGCCCAACACAAGGCCGACATCGACAAGGCCTTTCGTAAGGGATTTATCAGCGCCTACGGCAAGATCATGAAGTTATCGGCCGGGCTGGGGTTTTTAGGTGCGGCGATGGGGTTAGTGTTTATTAAGAAAGAGAAGAATAAATAA